A region of Etheostoma cragini isolate CJK2018 chromosome 2, CSU_Ecrag_1.0, whole genome shotgun sequence DNA encodes the following proteins:
- the gprc5bb gene encoding G protein-coupled receptor, class C, group 5, member Bb has translation MAVSPVIICLLLLIDYGSSHPSPPPPRGCSVDVEPPYRVLCDLESVWGVVLEAMACSGGVASVVLAVLLLVKLRSISDHARRSGVGPLLLLLGTLLGIFTISLAFLVGKNQVLCVVRRAFWGPLFALCFSSLLVQGVRLRRLVAGKSSPSGSSLAALGLALALVQGIISAEWVLLTVVREGHQACEYPPLDFALTCSYTLGLLLIAMGLSLGVVLCGGEMVAEGAGGSEEDREGDSEKRRWKCNALWLFLSSLASALLWVAWLGFYLYGSQTLRGKGKGERLGGGGGAKKNVKVLDEPALAVALVIQGWILLLFHAIPETHLCLRNPPQSNTQDFFDTTHTSPPPHFGDELPTHSHRPFPENQAFSMEEHGATLRSGTYHSSHGSVRPGIAFRGHVYQPTEMALVMNGGTMPTAPVNYTGRRLW, from the exons ATGGCCGTCAGCCCGGTCATCATCTGCCTCCTGTTACTGATCGACTATGGCTCTTCCCAcccttctccacctcctcctcggGGATGCAGTGTGGATGTGGAACCTCCATACAGAGTGCTGTGTGACCTGGAGTCGGTGTGGGGTGTGGTTCTGGAGGCCATGGCCTGCAGCGGTGGCGTCGCCTCTGTGGTCCTCGCTGTGCTCCTACTAGTTAAGCTGCGCTCCATTTCTGACCACGCCAGGCGCTCCGGCGTGGGGCCTCTTCTCCTGCTCCTTGGCACGCTCCTCGGGATCTTCACCATCTCTCTGGCTTTCCTGGTGGGGAAGAACCAGGTGCTCTGTGTGGTCCGCAGGGCCTTCTGGGGACCCCTTTTTGCCCTCTGCTTCTCCAGCTTGCTAGTGCAGGGTGTGCGGCTCAGGAGGCTGGTGGCTGGCAAGTCGAGCCCATCGGGCAGCTCCCTGGCGGCACTCGGTCTGGCCTTGGCCTTGGTTCAGGGGATCATCTCTGCTGAATGGGTCTTGCTGACTGTAGTCAGGGAGGGTCACCAAGCCTGCGAATATCCGCCTTTAGACTTTGCTCTGACATGCAGCTATACCCTGGGGCTGCTCCTCATAGCCATGGGGCTTTCTCTGGGGGTGGTGCTGTGTGGAGGAGAGATGGTGGCAGAAGGAGCAGGTGGGAGTGAAGAAGATAGAGAAGGAGATAGTGAAAAACGGAGATGGAAGTGTAACGCTCTCTGGCTCTTTCTGTCCAGTCTGGCATCGGCATTGCTATGGGTGGCTTGGCTTGGGTTTTATCTTTATGGTAGCCAAACCCTGAGAGGAAAGGGGAAAGGTGAGAGgttaggaggaggaggaggagcaaagAAGAATGTAAAGGTGTTGGATGAGCCTGCACTGGCGGTGGCTCTGGTCATTCAGGGCTGGATCCTGCTGCTGTTCCACGCTATTCCAGAGACGCACCTATGTCTCCGGAACCCTCCACAATCCAACACGCAAGACTTCTTCGACACCACTCACACGTCTCCTCCTCCACATTTCGGAGATGAGCTTCCCACGCACTCTCACCGACCCTTCCCGGAAAACCAAGCTTTTTCTATGGAGGAGCACGGTGCAA CTCTCCGAAGTGGAACATACCACAGCAGCCATGGGAGTGTGCGTCCTGGCATCGCCTTCAGAGGTCACGTCTACCAACCCACTGAGATGGCTCTGGTCATGAATGGTGGAACA ATGCCCACAGCCCCAGTTAACTACACTGGCCGACGGTTATGGTGA